From Candidatus Neptunochlamydia vexilliferae:
TCGCAATCTATACCTCCCCTCACGTCGGCCAAAACCTTCAAATACATCTTGCCGGCCAGATGAAACCCCGCCCCTACACCTATGATCTGATCAACGCTCTTTTTAGTGGGCTCAATATCAACCTATTGCAGGTGGTGATCACCGATGTTCAGGATACCCTCTACTTTGCCCGCCTCTTCGTTGAGCAAGAGACCGATGGAGTTCGGAATATTTTGGAGATCGATGCCCGCCCGAGCGACTGTTTGACCCTTGCCCTTGAAAATGAGATCCCTATCTACTGTACGAAAGAGGTTTTTGAAAAGACGGTCTCTATCGAGGAGTGATCAATCTCTTCAACATCCCAGGGAACATGATGAGATGAACGGGATAAAAGGCATACCAATAGAGGCGGCCAAAAACTCCTTGGGGACGGAAGATCGCTGTTTGGGTGAGCCGGTGCCCTTTCTCTATTTTTTCAATCTTAAAGTCGAGCCA
This genomic window contains:
- a CDS encoding bifunctional nuclease family protein translates to MDFELIPVQFNKILQSQNYTVFILGTEEKQFAIYTSPHVGQNLQIHLAGQMKPRPYTYDLINALFSGLNINLLQVVITDVQDTLYFARLFVEQETDGVRNILEIDARPSDCLTLALENEIPIYCTKEVFEKTVSIEE